The following proteins are co-located in the Silene latifolia isolate original U9 population chromosome 1, ASM4854445v1, whole genome shotgun sequence genome:
- the LOC141608248 gene encoding uncharacterized protein LOC141608248 yields the protein MENMTVKHISECFLKPKFKVKESEKPHFLAPLDLIKLSSHYIQKGLLFTKASQPFSIHDFLQDLKQSLSIALVHFYPFAGQLATRVDEANHQSLIYVDCNKGPGVKFIHATLDTTISNILSPADVPLVVDSFFDHHKAFCYDGHTKSLLSVQVTELLDGVFIGCSANHAVVDGTSYWEFWNMWSEIHMSKGKGVSKSRLPVYQRWFPDGFGEANPVLLPFTHPDEFISCVEPTQLRVRFFHFTSKSVQRLKAEANQETDYSNLSSFQALSALVWRSLIRSNRVSKNQVTNFRLTANNRHRLDPPLPTQYFGNCVSLLKLSTTAGELLENSLGWTASLLNKSIVNHNEKEVTDSLKAWLEAPSIPIHGIVYDSNSVLSSSSPRFDMYGNEFGLGKAIAVRSGYANKFEGKVTAYATSEGGGSVDLEICLPPDSMTALESDVEFMAAVILY from the coding sequence ATGGAAAATATGACAGTAAAACACATCTCAGAATGTTTCCTTAAACCCAAGTTCAAAGTTAAGGAATCTGAAAAACCTCATTTCTTAGCTCCATTAGATCTCATCAAACTCTCTTCTCACTATATTCAAAAGGGTCTACTCTTCACCAAAGCATCTCAACCATTCTCCATCCACGACTTCCTCCAAGATCTTAAACAATCGCTTTCAATAGCCCTTGTCCATTTCTACCCATTCGCCGGTCAGCTTGCAACGCGTGTAGATGAAGCTAACCATCAAAGCTTGATCTATGTAGACTGCAACAAAGGCCCTGGCGTTAAGTTCATTCATGCTACTTTAGACACGACTATATCCAACATCCTTTCACCAGCTGATGTTCCCTTGGTGGTTGATTCATTTTTTGATCACCATAAGGCATTTTGCTATGATGGCCATACAAAATCTTTGTTATCGGTTCAAGTCACAGAATTGCTCGATGGTGTCTTCATTGGTTGCTCTGCGAATCATGCAGTCGTAGATGGGACTTCATATTGGGAATTCTGGAACATGTGGTCTGAAATTCACATGTCAAAGGGCAAAGGGGTTTCTAAGTCGCGCCTGCCAGTGTATCAACGGTGGTTTCCTGATGGGTTTGGCGAGGCTAACCCTGTTCTTCTTCCGTTTACTCACCCTGATGAATTCATAAGTTGTGTTGAACCAACTCAACTCAGGGTTAGGTTCTTTCACTTTACTTCCAAATCCGTACAAAGACTAAAAGCCGAGGCTAATCAAGAGACAGATTACAGCAATCTTTCCTCTTTTCAGGCGTTGTCAGCGCTTGTATGGAGGTCACTGATTCGAAGCAATAGGGTAAGTAAAAATCAAGTCACTAATTTCAGATTAACTGCTAATAACAGGCATAGATTAGACCCACCTTTGCCTACACAATATTTCGGAAATTGTGTGAGTTTACTGAAATTAAGTACAACAGCTGGCGAACTACTTGAAAACAGTTTAGGGTGGACAGCATCATTGCTGAACAAATCAATTGTAAACCACAATGAAAAAGAAGTGACCGATTCCCTGAAAGCCTGGCTGGAGGCGCCTTCTATACCCATACACGGTATAGTGTATGATTCCAATAGTGTGTTGAGCTCGAGTTCACCCAGATTTGATATGTATGGCAATGAATTTGGACTAGGGAAAGCAATCGCAGTTCGTAGTGGGTATGCAAATAAATTTGAGGGGAAAGTTACGGCTTACGCTACGTCAGAAGGAGGTGGAAGTGTGGATCTTGAGATATGTCTTCCTCCTGATTCGATGACAGCTCTTGAATCAGATGTAGAATTCATGGCTGCAGTCATATTATATTGA